The Treponema succinifaciens DSM 2489 region AGAACAGGCGTAAAGTCTGAAACCAATGGAATCTGCTGACGGCCAAGACTTATGATGTTCTGGCAGCCTGCGTTTTCAAGGCAGGAAAGAACTTTTTCCTCTGGAATAGATTTGTCAGCGTAAACAACTTTATAACTGTCCCAAATTCTAAAAACTGGAATGCTCCTAAAGGCAAAGAGAAAAACAAAAACGGAACAAACCGCCGCAATAGAAAATGAAATCTTTAGTTTGCTAGGCTTCATTTTAAACACTGAATGCAAGTCCGATAAAAAAGCCAAGCAACGAACCGATAATGACTTCCGCCGGAGTATGTCCCTGAACTTCCTTTATCGGCTTGACTTCTTCAATTATATTTTTTGCAGCAAGAAGACGACCTATTTTATTGAGCATTGTAGCCTGAAGCCCATTCGCGCGGCGCACTCCAACAGCATCGCGGATTGTAACCAAATAAAAACCAAGAGAAAGAATAAAAACATCGCTGTTAACACCGGAACGGAAGCCAATTGTAGTGCAAAGCGTAGCTACAAGCGCGGAATGGCTAGACGGCATACTTCCTGTACGCCACAAAAGAAGTTCAAACAATTCTTTTAAACTATGAACTTTTCCAGAGAAAAGCTTTATGAGAGTTTTTACAAGTTGAGCAGACAGCCAGCTGAATAAACATGCCAAAAAAGCAGGCTGAGAAAAAAACAAATGGAGCTGTTCCTTCAAATTCATAAGCAGGATTATAGCATATAAGCATAAATTATTCTATAATCGGCGCATGGAATTTATAGAATTTGAAGCAAAGGAGGACGATGACGGAAGACGGCTAGACAAAGCCGCAAAACGCATATTTGAATCGAAAGGACTTCAGCCCGAAAACATTTTCAAGCTCATAAGAAAAACACTGATAAAACTGAACAATGCAAAGTCAGCTCCAGAAGACAGAATCAAAAGCGGAGACAAAATTTTCATAGCGGATTTTCTACTAAAAGAAAATGCAGCCAGAAAAAGTAAAACTGAAAAAAAATCAACGCAAAAAATTCATGGCGACATTTCACTTCAAACTGCATTTAAAAACGAGCATCTCTGGATAATAAACAAGCAAAGCGGAATTGAAGTTCAGCCTTCAAAAAATTCAAGTTTCTGCCTTGCTGATTTTGTTGCGCAGAACACAAAAAACGCATCTCTTTCATTCAGACCTGGACCGCTTCACAGAATTGACAAATTCACAACCGGACTTATCACATTTTCCCAAAGTTTGCAAGGCGCAAAATGGTTTTCGGAAAATATAAAAAATCACAGCATAAAAAAAACTTATCTTGCAGTTG contains the following coding sequences:
- a CDS encoding divergent PAP2 family protein; protein product: MNLKEQLHLFFSQPAFLACLFSWLSAQLVKTLIKLFSGKVHSLKELFELLLWRTGSMPSSHSALVATLCTTIGFRSGVNSDVFILSLGFYLVTIRDAVGVRRANGLQATMLNKIGRLLAAKNIIEEVKPIKEVQGHTPAEVIIGSLLGFFIGLAFSV
- a CDS encoding pseudouridine synthase family protein: MEFIEFEAKEDDDGRRLDKAAKRIFESKGLQPENIFKLIRKTLIKLNNAKSAPEDRIKSGDKIFIADFLLKENAARKSKTEKKSTQKIHGDISLQTAFKNEHLWIINKQSGIEVQPSKNSSFCLADFVAQNTKNASLSFRPGPLHRIDKFTTGLITFSQSLQGAKWFSENIKNHSIKKTYLAVVENFLPENELAIYDTIEEKTACTKIKKIAQGIFCGKEISLAKIQIETGRKHQIRIHCASRGFPLLGDKLYGGTKIPNGEFSSCGFFLHAWKLEFPKDNPLLLPSEIQAEISPLFKKFIENFLKIPTAEFII